The following are from one region of the Nicotiana tomentosiformis chromosome 7, ASM39032v3, whole genome shotgun sequence genome:
- the LOC138895820 gene encoding uncharacterized protein, which yields MTQKVVKGQALADHLVENPVGAEYKPLKMYFLDEEVSFIGEDIAEAYDGWRMFLYIKHWNFTTYRTQMNEAVEATNKNNKKILRKMVDNYKQWHGKLPFALLGYCTMV from the exons ATGACTCAAAAGGTAGTCAAGGGGCAAGCATTGGCTGATCACTTGGTGGAGAATCCTGTGGGCGCAGAATACAAACCCTTAAAAATGTATTTTCTCGATGAGGAAGTGTCTTTcataggagaagatatcgccgaagcatatgatggttggagaatgttttTATAT ATCAAGCATTGGAACTTTACCACATATAGGACACAAATGAATGAAGCTGTAGAAGCCACCAACAAAAATAataagaagatactaaggaaaaTGGTAGACAACTACAAACAGTGGCACGGAAAGCTACCATTTGCTCTGCTTGGATACTGCACCATGGTCTGA
- the LOC138895821 gene encoding uncharacterized protein has product MSIGSTPYLSVYGTEVVIPAGVENPSLWIIKEAELSDAEWMQSRYDQLDLIDGKRMNAVWHDQLFQNRMARYFNKKVRPRQFILGQVVLNWIFPHQDEAKGKFSPNYQGPYMVHRVLTEGALTLAEMDGEIWPKLIILDAVKCYYV; this is encoded by the coding sequence ATGTCAATTGGTTCAACTCCCTATTTATCGGTCTATGGTACTGAAGTTGTTATACCCGCCGGGGTAGAAAATCCTTCTCTATGGATCATAAAAGAAGCCGagctcagtgatgcagaatggatgcAAAGCCGATATGATCAGTTGGATCTCATTGACGGCAAAAGGATGAATGCGGTATGGCACGACCAACTTTtccagaatagaatggcaagatATTTCAACAAGAAAGTTAGACCAAGGCAATTCATATTGGGGCAAGTAGTTCTAAACTGGATTTTTCCACATCAAGATGAAGcaaaaggaaaattctcacctaACTACCAAGGTCCTTATATGGTTCACCGAGTGCTGACAGAGGGAGCACTCACACTAGCGGAAATGGACGGAGAGATATGGCCAAAACTAATAATTTTGGACGCCGTCAAATGTTATTATGTTTGA